In one window of Hymenobacter nivis DNA:
- a CDS encoding helix-turn-helix domain-containing protein translates to MARPITPFTLAAADQAALENFTRTGCRPVRAVRRAQALLALATGIGQQAAGKAIGLSRQTVSELRRRYEAGGWELALSEAPRSGTPPRFDGPQRAALTALACTPAPVGHSRWTLRLLADKAVELELVETISHETVSQVLKKTSCSLTASSTGAWGR, encoded by the coding sequence ATGGCCCGACCAATCACTCCTTTTACCCTAGCGGCCGCCGACCAGGCTGCCCTCGAAAACTTCACCCGCACGGGCTGCCGCCCGGTGCGGGCCGTACGCCGCGCCCAGGCCCTGTTGGCCTTAGCTACGGGCATCGGCCAACAGGCGGCCGGTAAGGCCATCGGCCTGAGTCGGCAGACCGTCAGTGAGCTGCGCCGCCGCTACGAAGCGGGCGGCTGGGAGCTCGCGCTATCTGAGGCCCCGCGTAGTGGCACGCCCCCGCGCTTCGACGGGCCCCAGCGGGCCGCCCTCACCGCTCTGGCCTGCACCCCGGCCCCGGTAGGCCACAGCCGCTGGACGTTGCGTTTGCTTGCCGACAAAGCCGTGGAGCTGGAACTGGTGGAAACTATTTCCCACGAGACGGTGAGCCAGGTGCTCAAAAAAACGAGTTGCAGCCTCACCGCCAGCAGCACTGGTGCCTGGGGGCGGTGA
- a CDS encoding NUDIX domain-containing protein yields the protein MQITDRKRVFNGHYKIDELAVRAPNGQEFTREQFIFGNAVAALVFDTARQLYIFTRQFRYGPEREVLEIAAGMIDHDDTPDATVRREIHEELGYEVDMLTHIATVYSTPGASTETIAIYYAEVSLQTGPGGGVAGENEYIKIVTLDWDTLLAEPFQDAKTLVAVQWARLQR from the coding sequence ATGCAGATTACCGACCGCAAGCGCGTCTTTAACGGCCACTACAAGATTGACGAGCTGGCCGTGCGGGCCCCCAACGGCCAGGAGTTCACCCGCGAGCAATTCATCTTCGGCAACGCCGTGGCGGCGCTGGTCTTCGATACCGCGCGCCAGCTCTACATCTTCACCCGGCAGTTCCGCTACGGCCCCGAGCGCGAGGTGCTGGAAATTGCGGCCGGCATGATTGACCACGACGACACGCCCGATGCCACCGTGCGCCGCGAAATCCACGAAGAGCTGGGCTACGAGGTCGACATGCTCACCCACATCGCCACTGTGTACTCTACGCCCGGCGCCAGCACCGAAACCATCGCCATCTACTACGCCGAGGTGAGCCTCCAAACGGGCCCCGGCGGCGGCGTGGCCGGCGAAAACGAATACATCAAAATCGTCACCCTGGATTGGGACACCCTCCTCGCCGAGCCCTTCCAGGACGCCAAAACCCTGGTGGCCGTGCAGTGGGCCCGGCTGCAACGGTAG
- a CDS encoding DEAD/DEAH box helicase gives MTFSELNLIDPILKALTEEGYTTPTPIQAQAIPQVLEGHDLLGVAQTGTGKTAAFTVPILQLLHRSAQLEKQAPRRIRCLVLTPTRELAIQINESFGAYGRHLSQIRHTVIFGGVGQNPQVAQLQRGVEVLIATPGRLLDLMNQGFVDLRGVEIFVLDEADRMLDMGFINDIKRILPKLPAKRQTLFFSATMPGQIQELASTILRPNPVRVAVTPVSSTAETVTQSVFLVEGNNKPALLRHVLEDKEIRRVLVFTRTKHGADKVVKALAQYQIPAEAIHGNKSQNHRQRALSNFKAGSTRVLVATDIAARGIDVDELTHVINYEIPNEPETYVHRIGRTGRAGAFGTAFSFVEDEERAYLQDIQKLINRQIDLATDHPYTTAHVRPVELNGRERIIRPKGPAGRPQRPSRDGSSGGGRSGGSHGGGGRSSGERSGGGERSSSATSNRPAGGSRAAAPAAGSGGDANRRFGSGGQRVQAGDGGGRDGGRREGGGTRRNSY, from the coding sequence ATGACGTTTAGCGAATTAAACCTGATTGACCCCATCCTCAAGGCCCTGACCGAGGAAGGCTACACCACCCCCACCCCTATCCAAGCGCAGGCCATCCCGCAGGTGCTCGAAGGCCACGACCTGCTGGGCGTGGCCCAGACCGGCACCGGCAAGACCGCGGCTTTCACCGTGCCCATCCTGCAACTGCTGCACCGCTCGGCGCAGCTCGAAAAGCAGGCCCCCCGCCGCATCCGCTGCCTCGTGCTGACGCCAACGCGCGAGCTGGCCATCCAGATCAACGAATCGTTTGGGGCCTACGGCCGCCACCTGAGCCAGATTCGCCACACCGTTATTTTCGGCGGCGTGGGCCAAAACCCCCAGGTGGCGCAGTTGCAGCGCGGCGTGGAGGTGCTCATCGCCACCCCCGGCCGCCTGCTCGACCTCATGAACCAGGGCTTCGTGGACCTGCGTGGGGTGGAGATTTTCGTGCTTGACGAAGCCGACCGCATGCTCGACATGGGCTTCATCAACGACATCAAGCGCATCCTGCCCAAGCTGCCCGCCAAGCGCCAGACGCTGTTTTTCTCAGCCACCATGCCGGGCCAGATCCAGGAGCTGGCCAGCACCATCCTGCGCCCCAACCCGGTGCGCGTGGCCGTGACACCGGTGAGCAGCACCGCCGAAACGGTGACGCAATCGGTGTTTTTGGTGGAAGGCAACAACAAGCCCGCCCTGCTCCGCCACGTGCTGGAGGACAAAGAAATTCGCCGCGTGCTCGTCTTCACCCGCACCAAGCATGGCGCCGACAAGGTGGTGAAGGCCCTGGCCCAGTACCAGATTCCGGCCGAGGCCATCCACGGCAACAAGAGCCAGAACCACCGCCAGCGGGCCCTGTCGAACTTCAAGGCTGGCAGCACCCGCGTGCTGGTGGCCACCGACATTGCCGCCCGCGGCATCGACGTAGACGAGCTGACGCACGTCATCAACTACGAAATCCCCAACGAGCCCGAAACCTACGTGCACCGCATCGGCCGCACGGGCCGCGCCGGGGCCTTCGGCACGGCCTTCTCGTTTGTGGAAGACGAGGAGCGCGCCTACTTGCAGGATATCCAGAAACTCATCAACCGCCAGATTGACCTGGCCACCGACCACCCCTACACCACGGCGCACGTGCGCCCAGTGGAGCTGAACGGCCGCGAGCGCATCATCCGGCCCAAGGGCCCCGCGGGCCGGCCCCAGCGCCCCAGCCGCGACGGTAGCAGCGGTGGCGGCCGCTCCGGCGGTAGCCACGGCGGCGGCGGCCGCTCCAGCGGCGAGCGGTCCGGCGGCGGCGAGCGGTCGTCGTCGGCCACCAGCAACCGGCCCGCGGGCGGCAGCCGGGCAGCCGCGCCAGCCGCAGGCAGCGGCGGCGATGCCAACCGCCGCTTCGGCAGCGGTGGCCAGCGCGTGCAAGCCGGCGACGGCGGTGGGCGCGATGGCGGCCGCCGCGAGGGCGGTGGCACGCGCCGCAACTCATATTAG
- a CDS encoding IS630 family transposase — MQPHRQQHWCLGAVNAAFVARMEDVLAVYERPYDARFPVVCFDERPCVLHGQPVEPLAPVPAQPAVGKQPAKAGRPRRESNTYVRQGTACLLAAFEPGTGQRLVEVSARRTGADYCRFMQQLAAHYPQAEKIVLMQDNLNTHTDAVFYQHLPAAEARVLAARFEVHYTPKNASWLNMVELERSAIARQCLHQRIPTQDELTAHVAACVAERNAARATVKWQFTLEKARVKLDRHYRKIRAANLPD, encoded by the coding sequence TTGCAGCCTCACCGCCAGCAGCACTGGTGCCTGGGGGCGGTGAACGCCGCCTTCGTAGCCCGGATGGAGGACGTACTGGCCGTCTACGAACGGCCTTATGACGCGCGTTTTCCCGTTGTCTGCTTCGATGAGCGGCCCTGCGTGCTCCACGGCCAGCCCGTCGAGCCGCTGGCCCCGGTGCCAGCCCAACCGGCGGTGGGCAAGCAACCGGCCAAAGCCGGGCGGCCCCGCCGCGAGAGCAACACCTACGTGCGCCAGGGCACGGCTTGCCTGCTGGCCGCCTTCGAGCCGGGCACGGGCCAGCGCCTGGTCGAGGTCTCCGCCCGCCGCACCGGGGCCGACTACTGCCGCTTTATGCAGCAACTGGCCGCTCACTACCCGCAGGCCGAGAAAATCGTGTTGATGCAGGACAATCTCAACACCCACACCGATGCCGTCTTCTATCAGCACCTGCCGGCGGCCGAAGCGCGGGTGCTAGCCGCTCGCTTCGAGGTGCATTACACGCCTAAAAATGCCTCCTGGCTCAACATGGTCGAACTCGAACGCTCGGCCATCGCCCGCCAGTGCCTGCACCAGCGCATCCCCACGCAAGACGAACTCACGGCCCACGTCGCCGCTTGCGTGGCTGAGCGTAATGCGGCGCGGGCCACCGTAAAATGGCAGTTCACCCTCGAAAAAGCCCGCGTCAAACTCGACCGACACTATCGGAAAATTAGGGCAGCTAATTTGCCTGACTAA
- a CDS encoding L,D-transpeptidase family protein, with amino-acid sequence MPFVRRSLFAYFLVLLGGWLGAALLSGCGSDKPEQAASTAAPAAGVSGPQPLLDSAYVARALGAVPQFRAQLPWAEKFYRERQYRLGWFKDHQLVPQATQLLQTIAKAADEGLDPRKYQVKDLAKLFSALKVAPDEAHRDALEQETDVALSGTYFVWASDFYRGVANPHDAKNTAWQVKPNKIKLHKALLTYLGDRKSKYGYYEFAPLHPEYNNLKKALAAYRTREAAGGWPALPTGLALRPGQASPAVSALRQRLLGAPDDTAAHASPVYDKALVSAVKAFQNDAGLRPDGVVSGATLRELNVPIGQRIDQILLNMERWRWLPKKFEADYLLVNIPEYRLRVVENGQEALTMRVIVGKTLTATPIFSDKMEYVVLAPYWYVPFSIVDKELKNKLAANPRYLDRLDMEVVKGYGRKATVIDPGTIDWANVTQANFRYTVRRRPGPKNDLGNVKFIFPNSNDVYLHDTPHGELFSQVSRNFSHGCVRVEEPMKLAAYLLRDKPEWDEQTILDTVATHREKYITLTKKLPVYLVYLTAWADAEGHAHFRDDIYGHDKALALELFDKPAGPAPVRVATRPQPAKTAALAASAKRD; translated from the coding sequence ATGCCTTTCGTTCGCCGTTCCCTTTTTGCGTATTTTCTGGTGCTGCTCGGCGGCTGGCTGGGCGCAGCGCTGCTGAGCGGCTGCGGCTCCGACAAGCCGGAGCAAGCTGCCAGTACCGCCGCGCCGGCCGCCGGCGTGAGCGGCCCGCAGCCGCTGCTCGACAGCGCCTACGTGGCGCGCGCTCTGGGGGCGGTGCCTCAGTTCCGGGCCCAGCTGCCGTGGGCGGAGAAGTTCTACCGCGAGCGGCAGTACCGCCTGGGGTGGTTTAAAGACCACCAGCTGGTGCCACAAGCCACGCAGCTGCTGCAAACCATCGCCAAAGCCGCTGATGAGGGCCTGGACCCCCGCAAGTACCAGGTAAAGGACTTGGCTAAGTTGTTCAGCGCGTTGAAGGTAGCGCCCGATGAAGCCCACCGCGACGCGCTGGAACAAGAGACTGACGTGGCGTTGTCGGGCACCTACTTCGTGTGGGCGTCCGATTTCTACCGCGGTGTGGCCAATCCGCACGACGCCAAGAACACCGCCTGGCAGGTGAAGCCCAACAAAATCAAGCTCCACAAAGCCCTGCTCACGTACCTCGGCGACCGCAAAAGCAAGTACGGCTACTATGAGTTTGCGCCCCTGCACCCCGAATACAACAACCTGAAAAAAGCCCTGGCCGCCTACCGCACCCGCGAGGCCGCAGGGGGCTGGCCAGCGCTGCCAACAGGCTTGGCCCTGCGTCCGGGGCAGGCTTCGCCGGCCGTGTCGGCGCTGCGCCAGCGCCTGCTGGGGGCCCCGGATGACACCGCTGCCCACGCCTCGCCGGTGTACGACAAGGCCTTGGTGAGCGCCGTGAAAGCCTTCCAAAACGACGCCGGCCTGCGGCCCGACGGCGTGGTGAGCGGGGCCACGCTGCGCGAGCTGAACGTACCTATTGGCCAGCGCATCGACCAAATTTTGCTGAACATGGAGCGCTGGCGCTGGCTCCCCAAAAAATTTGAGGCCGATTATTTATTGGTCAACATTCCGGAGTACCGGCTGCGCGTGGTGGAGAACGGGCAGGAGGCGCTGACCATGCGCGTCATCGTGGGCAAGACCCTTACGGCCACCCCGATTTTCAGCGACAAGATGGAGTACGTGGTGCTGGCCCCCTACTGGTACGTGCCCTTCAGCATCGTCGACAAGGAGCTGAAAAATAAGCTGGCTGCCAACCCCCGCTACCTCGACCGCCTCGACATGGAAGTGGTGAAGGGCTACGGCCGCAAGGCCACCGTCATCGACCCCGGCACCATCGACTGGGCCAACGTGACGCAGGCCAATTTCAGGTACACGGTGCGCCGCCGCCCGGGGCCCAAAAACGACTTGGGCAACGTTAAATTTATCTTCCCGAACTCGAACGATGTGTACCTGCACGACACGCCCCATGGTGAGCTGTTTTCGCAGGTCAGCCGCAACTTCAGCCACGGCTGCGTGCGGGTAGAGGAGCCCATGAAGCTGGCCGCGTACCTGCTGCGCGACAAGCCTGAATGGGACGAACAGACCATCCTCGATACCGTGGCCACCCACCGCGAGAAGTACATCACGCTCACCAAAAAGCTGCCCGTGTACCTCGTCTACCTCACGGCCTGGGCCGATGCCGAAGGCCACGCCCACTTCCGCGACGACATCTACGGCCACGACAAAGCCCTGGCGTTAGAGCTGTTTGACAAACCCGCCGGACCTGCCCCGGTGCGGGTTGCCACCCGCCCACAGCCGGCTAAAACGGCTGCCCTGGCCGCCAGCGCGAAGCGTGATTAG
- a CDS encoding helix-turn-helix domain-containing protein → MVDRIRALLLARQLSPTQFADAIGVARPIVSHILSGRNKPSLEVVQKVLAAFPDLSMSWLLSGTGPMLATDAEPTTPEITLEAVPAASRVPVPRRPVAPMPEVVAPGAPALEAPAPVPETVLAAVPAVALAPTMPAPVLGATGLAGPAEVAGAAASAVAAPAGNIPPELALFAEPGKVIRRIVIFYRDGTFADYQPE, encoded by the coding sequence ATGGTCGACCGGATTCGGGCGCTGTTACTGGCCCGGCAGCTGAGCCCTACGCAATTCGCGGATGCCATTGGCGTGGCTCGGCCCATCGTGAGCCACATTTTATCGGGCCGTAACAAGCCTAGCCTGGAGGTGGTCCAGAAGGTGCTGGCCGCCTTCCCCGACCTCTCAATGTCCTGGTTGCTGAGCGGCACGGGCCCCATGCTGGCCACCGACGCGGAGCCCACCACCCCCGAAATTACCCTGGAAGCCGTTCCGGCTGCGTCCCGCGTGCCCGTCCCGCGCCGCCCTGTGGCCCCCATGCCAGAAGTTGTGGCGCCAGGGGCCCCTGCTCTGGAGGCCCCTGCGCCGGTCCCAGAAACTGTGCTGGCCGCGGTGCCCGCCGTTGCCCTTGCGCCCACCATGCCCGCACCCGTCCTTGGAGCTACTGGCTTGGCTGGCCCGGCTGAGGTAGCCGGAGCCGCGGCCAGCGCCGTGGCGGCGCCGGCGGGGAATATCCCGCCCGAGCTGGCGCTGTTTGCTGAACCAGGGAAAGTGATTCGGCGCATCGTCATCTTCTACCGCGACGGCACTTTTGCGGATTACCAGCCGGAATAA
- a CDS encoding M1 family metallopeptidase, producing the protein MPPASLPPPAPDPHSRAGTGPARVRHLALDLTVDFAARTLAGTATWHLAQPAGAADALVLDARGLAIEAVAAGPHAGGSALAWDLGPDDPVLGQALRIALPPGTVAVTIRYRTGPGAAALQWLAPGQTAGTEPFLFTQSQAILARTWLPCQDSPGIRFTYDATVRVPPHLLALMSAENPQRLDPSGTYRFRMAQPIPAYLMALAVGDLAFAPLSGRTGVYAEPATLAAATYEFADLEQMVATAEQLYGPYRWERYDLLVLPPSFPFGGMENPRLTFVTPTILAGDRSLTSLVAHELAHSWSGNLVTNVTWNDFWLNEGFTVYFERRIMEQLYGRPYADMLQVLGRAALAHTIAALGPTSPDTHLRLHLAGRDPDDGLTEIAYEKGCALLLALEARVGRPRLDAFIKKYFARFSFQAMDTDAFVAYLRTALFDATPSLEAAVELAAWVDGPGLPAAAVSVVAARFADVDGALAQLAAGTAPAALAPPTAGWSSHEWVHFLGGLPPTLGPEGLGALDDAFHFTASGNAELLAAWFPHTVRAGYGAADVALENFLLRVGRRKFIVPLYQALLATAGGPARARRLYAVARPNYHAVATTTLDALLAEEPAVGAGAAG; encoded by the coding sequence ATGCCCCCCGCCTCCCTACCCCCGCCCGCCCCCGACCCCCACAGCCGCGCCGGCACCGGCCCAGCCCGGGTGCGCCACCTGGCCCTCGACCTCACCGTTGACTTCGCCGCCCGCACCCTGGCCGGCACCGCCACCTGGCACCTGGCCCAGCCCGCCGGGGCAGCCGATGCGCTGGTGCTTGACGCCCGCGGCCTGGCCATCGAGGCCGTGGCCGCGGGGCCCCACGCCGGGGGCTCCGCCCTTGCCTGGGACCTGGGCCCCGACGATCCCGTGCTCGGCCAGGCCCTGCGCATTGCCCTGCCGCCGGGCACGGTGGCCGTCACCATTCGCTACCGCACGGGGCCCGGCGCGGCGGCCTTGCAGTGGCTGGCGCCGGGGCAAACGGCCGGCACTGAGCCGTTCCTCTTCACGCAGTCGCAGGCCATCCTGGCGCGCACCTGGCTGCCGTGCCAGGACTCGCCTGGCATCCGCTTTACCTACGATGCCACCGTGCGCGTGCCGCCCCACCTACTGGCGCTGATGAGCGCCGAGAACCCGCAGCGCCTCGACCCCAGCGGCACCTACCGCTTCCGAATGGCCCAGCCCATCCCGGCTTACTTAATGGCGCTGGCCGTGGGCGACCTCGCATTTGCCCCGCTCAGCGGACGCACTGGCGTGTACGCCGAGCCGGCCACACTGGCAGCGGCCACCTACGAGTTTGCCGACCTGGAGCAGATGGTGGCCACGGCCGAGCAGCTCTACGGGCCCTACCGCTGGGAGCGCTACGATTTGCTGGTGCTGCCGCCCAGCTTTCCGTTCGGAGGCATGGAAAACCCACGGTTAACATTTGTAACACCTACTATTCTGGCCGGCGACCGCAGCCTGACGAGCCTGGTGGCCCACGAGCTGGCGCACTCGTGGAGCGGTAATCTAGTTACAAATGTAACGTGGAATGATTTCTGGCTGAATGAGGGCTTCACGGTGTATTTCGAGCGCCGCATTATGGAACAATTGTACGGCCGGCCCTACGCCGACATGCTCCAGGTGCTGGGCCGCGCGGCCCTCGCCCACACCATTGCCGCGCTGGGCCCCACCAGCCCCGACACCCACCTGCGCCTGCACCTGGCCGGCCGCGACCCCGACGACGGCCTCACCGAAATTGCCTACGAGAAAGGGTGCGCCCTGCTGCTGGCCCTGGAGGCCCGGGTGGGCCGCCCCCGCCTCGACGCTTTTATTAAGAAGTACTTCGCCCGCTTCAGCTTCCAGGCGATGGACACCGACGCCTTCGTTGCGTACCTGCGCACTGCCCTATTCGACGCCACGCCCAGCCTCGAAGCGGCGGTCGAGCTGGCCGCCTGGGTCGACGGCCCCGGCCTGCCCGCGGCGGCGGTATCCGTGGTGGCCGCCCGCTTCGCAGACGTGGACGGAGCCCTGGCTCAGCTTGCCGCCGGCACCGCGCCGGCCGCCCTGGCCCCGCCCACCGCCGGGTGGAGCAGCCACGAGTGGGTGCACTTTCTCGGCGGCCTCCCGCCCACCCTCGGGCCGGAAGGCCTCGGGGCCCTCGACGACGCGTTCCACTTTACGGCGTCGGGCAACGCCGAACTTTTGGCGGCCTGGTTTCCGCACACCGTACGGGCCGGCTACGGCGCCGCCGACGTAGCGCTGGAAAACTTCCTGCTCCGCGTGGGGCGGCGCAAGTTCATCGTGCCCTTGTACCAAGCGCTACTAGCCACGGCCGGGGGCCCCGCCCGCGCCCGCCGCCTGTACGCCGTCGCCCGGCCCAACTACCACGCTGTGGCCACCACCACCCTCGACGCGCTGCTAGCCGAAGAACCGGCGGTGGGCGCGGGCGCGGCGGGTTAG
- a CDS encoding cyanophycinase, translated as MKTTHPLGKLIAIGGNEDKGTYPNPRTRRKYYLNFFELGILKRVVSESGKDDPRIEVITTASMIPQEVGPIYTASFAMLNCHNVGIMDIRTPADARQPEYLDRLLAADVVMFSGGNQGRLREMFGETDFLDAMVRRYRAETHFVIAGTSAGAMAMSQHMIRGGSVPDALLKGAVKMGPGLGLLTTAVIDSHFVKRGRFGRLIEAVSLYPKLIGIGLGEDTGVLITGGNMVETIGSNLVIILDGHNVVHNNAAAAKKGTALSIENLTMHVLAKGNVYHIEERKFYPSQAS; from the coding sequence TTGAAAACCACTCATCCCCTGGGCAAGCTCATCGCCATCGGCGGCAACGAAGACAAGGGCACCTACCCCAACCCCCGCACCCGCCGTAAGTACTACCTGAATTTTTTCGAGCTGGGCATCCTCAAGCGCGTCGTGTCCGAGTCGGGCAAAGATGATCCGCGCATTGAGGTCATCACCACGGCCTCTATGATTCCACAGGAAGTGGGGCCCATCTACACGGCTTCCTTCGCCATGCTCAATTGCCATAACGTGGGCATTATGGATATCCGCACCCCGGCGGACGCCCGCCAGCCCGAGTACCTCGACCGCCTGCTGGCCGCCGATGTGGTAATGTTTTCGGGCGGTAACCAGGGCCGCCTGCGCGAGATGTTCGGCGAAACCGACTTCCTCGACGCCATGGTGCGCCGCTACCGCGCCGAAACCCACTTCGTGATTGCCGGCACCAGCGCCGGGGCCATGGCCATGTCGCAGCATATGATCCGGGGCGGCTCCGTGCCCGACGCCCTGCTCAAGGGCGCCGTGAAGATGGGCCCCGGCCTGGGCTTGCTCACCACCGCCGTCATCGATTCGCACTTTGTGAAGCGCGGCCGCTTCGGCCGCCTCATCGAGGCCGTGAGCCTCTACCCCAAGCTCATCGGCATCGGCCTGGGCGAAGACACCGGCGTGCTCATCACCGGCGGCAACATGGTCGAAACCATCGGCTCCAACCTCGTCATCATCCTCGACGGCCACAACGTGGTGCACAACAACGCCGCCGCCGCCAAAAAAGGCACGGCCCTTTCCATCGAAAACCTCACCATGCACGTGCTGGCTAAAGGCAACGTGTACCACATAGAGGAACGGAAATTCTACCCCAGCCAAGCCTCCTGA